In Kangiella koreensis DSM 16069, the DNA window ATAACCGCTTTAAATTCATGGTTTGTCATATTAAAATGCCGGCCAATTCTGCTATTATGCAAAACTTGATGCAGGTCTGACCTTTGCTAAAAAAGTGAATTTAAACTTGCAAGTTTGCTGGAGTTAACTAAACTACCGTCGCAGTATAATACTGTGATATACAAGAGGATTTAAAACAGATGAGTACTATCGAAGAGCGTGTAAAAAACATCGTTGTTGAGCAATTAGGTGTTAAAGAAGAAGAAGTTACTGCTGAAGCTTCTTTTGTTGATGATTTAGGTGCGGATTCATTGGATACCGTTGAATTGGTAATGGCTCTTGAAGAAGAGTTTGATACTGAGATTCCAGACGAAGAAGCTGAGAAAATCAACACAGTTCAAGCCGCTATTGACTACATTAAGGCGAATGTTGACGCGTAATTTAACTCGTCTGCAATTTATTCGTAATAGTTAGCGAATACAAAATGGGTAAAATACGAAAGTATTTTACCCATTTGTGTTTTTATAAGATAAGAAATTGGGTACAAACCCAGACAGTGGCTGAAGAAATGCTCTGATAAGTTTTCGAACTAGATGGCTTATGGAGAGCTGATAACTGAATACTGAACGAGAGGTAATTTCCTTGAGTAAACGTAGAGTTGTAGTTACCGGCTTAGGCATGCTAAGCCCGCTTGGTAACAACATTAAAGATTCATGGGACGGCATTTTGGCATCGAAAAGTGGTGCTAATATGATCGAGGACTTTGATGCTAGCAATTTAAGCACCCGATTTGTCTGCTCGGTTAAAAACTTTGATGCTGAGCCAATATTGGCCAAAAAAGATGCTCGCAAAATGGATATTTTTATCCAATACGGTATTGTCGCTGGTGCGCAAGCCTGGGAAGATTCTGGTTTAGAAATCACTGAGCAGAATGCTAGTCGTATTGGTGCCTGTGTCGGTGCGGGTATTGGTGGCATGACAACCATTGAAGAAACCACTATTTTGAATCATGAGCGTGGGCCACGTCGGATATCTCCTTTCTTCATTCCTGGTTCCATTATCAATATGATTTCAGGCCATTTGTCGATTAAATATGGTTTGAAAGGCCCTAATATTTCTATCGTCACTGCTTGTACGACGGGTGTGCACTCTATCGGTCACGCAGCGCGTATGATTGCCTATGGTGATGCTGATGCAATGTTAGCCGGTGGCGCAGAAAAAGGTTCAACCCCAGTCTCTCTTGGCGGCTTTGCTGCGGCCAAAGCACTTTCTACTCGTAATGATGACCCTCATGCGGCTTCGCGCCCCTGGGACAAAGACCGTGACGGTTTTGTGATGGGTGATGGTGCTGGCGTTATGGTGGTTGAAGAATATGAGCATGCCAAAGCGCGGGGTGCCAAGATATATGCGGAGCTTACTGGTTTTGGAATGAGTGGCGATGCCTTCCATATTACTTCGCCACCAGCAGATGGCGAAGGTGCGGCTAGCTCGATGCAAAATGCACTGAATGATGCAGGTCTAAACCCAGAAGACATTCAGTACATTAATGCGCACGGTACTTCTACTCCTGCTGGTGACTTAGCAGAGACTAATGCTGTTAAAACAGTATTTGGTGATGCGGCGCGTAAAGTTATGGTCAGTTCAACTAAATCCATGACTGGACACTTATTAGGAGCTGCTGGCGCTGTTGAAGCGATCTTCAGCATACTGGCGATTCAAGATCAGGTGGCACCGCCAACTGTGAATCTTGATAACCCAAGCGAAGGTTGTGATTTGGATTATGTACCGCATACTGCACGTCAGGCTAACATTGAACATACCTTGTGTAATTCATTTGGTTTTGGCGGCACTAATGGTTCATTGGTGTTTAGTAAGATATAGAAGTTTATTAGACTTACCCAAAGGCTCTCACTCGAGAGCCTTTTTGCTTTCTGGCTTTTAAATAAATGCTATTAATTTGCGCTGTAACTTGTTTATTTTTGCATTAGAATGCTGTGATGAATTCTAAACATAATATCCAACAGACTGAGCATACCTGGGTGAATGGCGTGCCCTGTGGGGAGCTTGCCGTATCTGATCGTGGCTTGCTGTATGGTGATGCATTTTTCACGACGATTAAAGTAACTGATCGCCGAGTCGAGCATTGGGCTTTGCATAGTGAACGGTTGGTGTTTAGTACAGAAAGGCTTGGTTTCCCGTCGCTAGACTTAAAAACGATTAAAGCGGAGTTGTTGGCTTTCGTTAAAGAGCAATCGGCAGTTTCGCAATCTGCCGACGGTGTTGTGCGGCTGACGATTAGCCGCGGCTCGGGCGTTCGAGGTTATAAAGTTCCTGCCTCTCCAGAGCTTCAACGTATCATGAGCTGGTCTGCAATTAAGGCAGCTAATGCCTACGATGCGGGAGTCCATTTATCTATTTGCTCAACTCCTCCCATGATTCATCCTGCTTTGGCGGGTGTTAAGCATTGCAATCGTTTGGCTGAAGTGCTGGCTGCTCAGGAGGTCCCGCAGGACTGTTTCGATGGTATTATGAGTCTGGATGACAAGGTTATCTGTGGTACTAAATCTAATATCTATTTTTATATTAATGAGCAGTGGAAGACACCGAAACTGAGTCAGGCTGGGGTTAATGGTACGGTAAGGCGCTGGTTATTAAATGAACAGTCTAACTTTGTAGAGGCGGATATAAGCCACAAAGATATGGCTTCAGCTAGCTACTGCTTGGTATCTAATGCAATAGTCGGTATTATTCCCGTAGTTGTCGTTGGCTCAACCAAGTTTGAGCTTTATCCTGACTGGCAGGAGCTGGCTCAAAGCTATCGGCAGGCTGCGTTCAGAGAGTGATGCATAATAATTCTTACTACAATAATTGATCTAAAGAGTATTAATGAAAAAACCAATATTGACCTTCTTTATTCTGATTGTTCTTATCTTTTCAGGTGTCACCTGGTATTTATGGAATGGCTTTCAGGAGTTTATTCAGCAGCCGCTAGGGATTGAGCAAGAACTTGATGTTGAAAAGGGCACCAGTGCCTATAGTCTGGGGCGTCAGTGGCAACAAGACGGCAATATCCAGCAGTTCTATTACTACCAGCTGCTACTTAAACTTAAACCTGAGTTACGCCCAATAAAAGCAGGCAACTATGCGATCACATCGGATATGACGGCAGTGGATGTGTTGCAAAAGCTGGTTGCGGGCGATGTTATCAAGTATCAGTTTTCGGTTATTGAAGGATCTAATATTTATGAGTTGTTAATCGCATTAGAGCTCAACACAGATTTAACTCATGAAATAGATTACAGTCAGGAATACGATGCTATTTTTGACACAATGCAGTTTGTTGGACAGCAACATCCAGAAGGCATGTTTTACGCGGATACTTATCAATTTATTAAAGGCGATTCGGATTTAGATGTTCTTAGACGTGCGCATAGTCGTCTGCAAACAGTACTGGATGAAGAATGGTCAAAGAGAGCTGATAGCCTGCCTTATGAAGCCCAGTATGAAGCGTTAATCATGGCCTCTATTATCGAAAAAGAAACCGCTGTACCGGCGGAGCGACCCGAAATATCGGGCGTCTTTGTGCGTCGGCTGGCAAAGAATATGCGACTGCAAACCGATCCAACAATAATCTATGGCTTACTACCGGAGTTTGACGGCAATATTCGTCGCGAAGATATTCGCAGTCCGCACCCTTGGAATACTTATGTGCATCGTGGCTTGCCACCAACCCCGATTGCGATGGTTGGCCGCGAAGCGATTCATGCGGCAATGAATCCTAAGCCTGGCGATACTTTATATTTTGTTGCCAAAGGCGATGGTAGCCACCATTTCAGTAAAACGTTGGAAGAGCACAATCGTGCTGTTCGTAAATATCAATTGAATCGATAGCGGTTGGTTAGGATGACGACTCAGAGCAGAGGAAAATTTATAACCATTGAAGGCACTGAAGGTGTCGGTAAGTCGACCAACATTGCCTTTATCAAAGCGTGGTTTGAAGCGAAGAACATTTCGCTACTGCATACGCGTGAGCCAGGCGGCACACCTTTCGCGGAAGAGATCCGCGAGCTGCTTCTATCCCAACGGGAAGAGCAGGTTGATGCGAAAAGCGAGCTCTTGTTGATGTATGCAGCGCGGGCTCAGCATGTCAGCCAAAAAATCAAACCAGCGCTTGAGCAGAGGCAGTGGGTACTATGCGACCGCTTTAGTGATGCCAGTTTTGCCTATCAAGGTGCGGGCAGAGCGCTTGGCTTAAATAAACTGTCAGAACTTGATCAATGGGTGCTGGAAGGTTTTAAACCTGATTTAACGATACTGTTGGACTTACCCGTTGAAGTTGGCTTATCGCGTGCGCAAGAGCGTGGTCCAATTGACCGCTTTGAAGAAGAAAAAGTCGAGTTCTTTGAGCAGGTGCGCCAAGGCTATTTACAGATTGCACAACAAGAGCCTGAACGAATGAAGATTGTTGATGCGCGCGGTAGTCTTGAAAAGGTTCAACAGCAGATCGAGCAAGTACTTATCCATTTCTACCAGCAGCAGGTTACTGGCTCATGACATCCATTGAAGTATGGAACCAAGGTCGTTTTAAGCGTGTACAGGATCAGTTCCAGCAGGGTTCATTACCACATGCAATTTTGTTAATGGGCCCAGAAGGCATTGGGCGCGAAAACTTTGCGCAGTCATTAGCCGAGTGGTTGTTATGCCTTAATCGGCAGGATGAAGCCTGTGGTGAGTGTAAAAGCTGCTTCTTGTTCGAGGCTGGTCACCATCCCGATTACCATTTGCTGGATATTGAGCAGGACAAAACACAAATTTCGGTAGGTCAGGTGCGTGAATTGATAACCGCAATGCAGGAATCATCGCATCAGGGTGGTTGGAAAGTGGCCAATATCACTAATGTTCAGGCCATGAATGCTAGCTCATTCAATGCATTGCTTAAAACTCTGGAAGAGCCGCAAGATAATACTTTACTCATTCTGCAAACCTCGCAACTGCAAGGTGTTCCACTGACTATTCGCAGTCGTGCTCAGTTATTATCACTGAGTGTTGATGGCTCGGAAGAGGTCAAAGCATGGTTGATTGAGCGGCAGGGCAATATGACCCAAGCTCTTGAGGCTGCAATAAACCTGTTTCCGCAAGCACCATATAAAGCTGAAGACTTTGGGGTTAATGGTGATACACTGAAATATGCCGAGTTCATCGTTCAAATCAATGATTTAGTGGCCGGCAAGGGTAGTCCAATAGAAATGGCCCAGTTTTGGCATGAAGAATTAGCGGACGCAGTGTTTTGGATGCAACTGATGGTGCGTGATATTCTACTGCTTCAGCAAGCTAACAAAGAGGCTGATTTGCTGTTTATGCAGCAAAAACAGGAGCTCGAAGGGCTTGCAAAGGCCATTAATGGTCAGGGTTGGTTGTTGTTGTTGGAGAAAATAAATGAGCTTCAACGGTTGATTAAGCAAAAAAGTCCCGTTAATCTAATGGCATCGTGGCAAAGCTTGTTGATTTTTGTCACCCAAATTGCCAGTAAATACAAACCGTTAGATTAATAATTTTAGAAACTGGTTAATGGTTATTAAGACTTTCACGATTAAGGCAGTTACCCGATGCGGATAGAAAGAACAGGTCCCGGCATATTAACCATTCATGTCGAAGACAAAGAAGATCTCTACAAAGCCTATATGCCGTTCCTGGAGAATGGCGGTATCTTTATTCAAACCAATAAAGAATATAACTTGGGCGACGATGTCTTTATGCTTCTTGCCATTATTGATGAGCCAGAAAAATTACCAATTGCTGGTAAAGTTGTTTGGATCACGCCAATTGGCTCGCAAGGTAACAAGCGCGCCGGTATTGGAATTCAATTCAGCGATCAAGATAATGGTCAAACAAAAAACAAAATTGAAAACTTGCTAGCTGGTCGTCTAGACTCCGAAAAACCTACTCACACGATGTAACCCATCTCACCTATAAATTTCTTATGCTAATAGATTCACACTGCCACCTGGATCGACTTGATCTGGGTGCATACGATAATGACCTCAATAAAGCTTTAGACTTCGCGCGCGAGCGTGGCGTTAAGCATATGCTATGCGTTGGCATCACCATTGATAAGTTCGATGATGTTCGAGTGATTGCAGAAGCAAACGAAGATATTTCTTGCTCAGTTGGCATTCATCCACTTTATGATGCTGTATCCGAAGCTGATGTTGATTTGCTGGTGGAAAAGTCGAAACATCCTAAAGTGGTTGCTATCGGTGAAACTGGGTTGGATTATTTCTATAATAAAGATCCAGAGAATCATAAGTTACAACAAGAAAGTTTTCGAAAGCACATTCGGGCCGCTCGACAAGCCCGTTTGCCAGTCATTGTTCACACGCGAGATGCTCGCCAGGATACGATTGATATTTTGCGCGAAGAAAGAGCGCAGGAGTGCGGCGGAGTTCTCCATTGTTTTACTGAAAGTCTTGAAATGGCTGAAGCAGCATTAGAACTGGATTTCTATATCTCATTCTCGGGTATTGTGACTTTTAAAAATGCTGAAGAGTTAAGAGAGGTCTGCCGTCAGATCCCACTGGATAGGCTTTTAATTGAGACAGACTCGCCTTATTTAGCGCCAGTGCCTTATCGTGGCAAAACCAATCAACCTGCTTATGTTAAAGAAGTAGGGCAGTTTGTCGCTGATTTACACCATATCTCCTATGAAGAGTTATGTGAAATAACTGCTAACAATTACCAATCGTTATTTAATAAAAGTGAGATTACAATCGGTTAGATTTAACCAGCTGTATCTAATCTCCGATCTGACAATCAGGATGTGCTAATGAAAAAAATACTACTCATACTATCACTATCTTTTGCTCTTTTATCCTGTCAGCACAGTGGCACAGGTAGCGAGCAACAGAGTGAGAAAACTCAATCCAATCAAGAAGCCGAATTTAAAATCCCATTTGAAAAATATCAATTGGAAAATGGTTTAACAGTTATCCTGCATCAGGATAAGTCTGATCCAATTGTTGCGATGGCTACCATCGTGCATGTGGGTTCTAATCGAGAAAAACCTGGACGTACCGGTTTTGCGCACTTCTTTGAGCATATGGCTTTTAACGATTCAGAAAATGTTCCTCAAGGTACAAACCGAACATTGGTCGAAGAGTTAGGTGGCACGCGCAATGGTGGCACCTGGACAGATGGCACTATGTATTATGAAGTTGTTCCAAAAGATGCACTAGAGAAGTTGATGTGGATCGATTCAGACCGTCTTGGCTTTATGATTAATACTGTAACTGAAGGCGCCTTGGAAAGGGAAAAGCAGGTTGTTAAGAATGAAAAAAGACAACGAGTTGACAATCAGGCCTACGGTCATACACAGCATGTCATTCTAAAGAATCTTTACCCAGAAGGGCATCCGTACAACTGGACGGTAATCGGAGATCTGGACGACTTACAGGCAGCGACACTTACCGATGTTAAAGAATTCCATAGTGAATATTATGGCCCATCGAATGCCACTTTGGTTATTGCTGGTGATATCGATTTTGAAGAAACCAAAAAGATGGTTAGTAAATGGTTTGGTGAAATAAAATCCTCTGCCCCTGTAAAAGACCCTGAGCCGATTTCGGTAGAGCTGGAAGAAAGCAAAAAGTTATACCATTTAGATAATTTCGCTAAAGTACCTGAAATTCGATTAACTCTTCCTACGGTTGAAGAATATCACAAGGATTCATACGCACTGGACGCTTTAGGAGAAATCTTGAGCCGTGGTAAAAGAGCTCATCTTTACAAGGTACTTGTTGAGGAGCAAAAGTTAGCGCCTTCAGTCGCAGCCTACAATAGCTCCAATGAAATTGCAGGTACTTTCACTATCCGCGTTCGAGCTAATGAAGGCGTTGATTTGGATGAGGTTTACAAAGGTATCCAAGAAGCTCTTGCTAGTTTTGAAAAGGAAGGCTTCAGTGATAATGATTTACAACGCATCAAAGCCAGACAGGAAACTTCTTTTTATAATGGTATTTCAAGTGTTCTCAGTAAGGCATTCCAATTAGGAATCTATAATGAGTATGCAGGTGATCCTGCTTATGCTGCAAAAGATATTGAAAATATCAAAAGCGTGACTCGCAAAGATATTATGCGTGTCTATGATGAGTACATTAAAGGTCAGAACTTCATCATGACCAGCTTTGTTCCTGAAGATCAGCCAAGCTTGATTGTCGAAGGTTCAACAAAAGCGAATGTGGTAGAGGAACAGATTGTTCAGGGTGCAGAAAAAGAGTTTGATGCTGATGCATTAGCGGATTATGAAAAGACACCAACTAAATATGATCGCTCGGAACCGCCTTTAGGTGAAACGCCTACAGTATCTGTTCCTGAAATTTCTAAGTCAGTCGCTGATAATGGATTGGAAATTTACACCATGGAACATAATGAGCTTCCAATTGTGAGTTTTGCCATGCGCATCGATGGAGGCGCCTGGCTGGAAACAGAAGGTCAGTATGGTGTTGCAAACTTATTAGCTGAGCTGATGAATGAAGGTACGGCTAATAAAACTCCAGAAGAACTGGAAGATGCGATTGGCTTATTAGGCGCAAATATCAGTTTTGATGCGAGTATTGACTCAATTTCTGTGGTTGGAACTACTTTAGCAAGGAACTATCAACCAACTATGGAATTGCTAACTGAAATGTTGCTAGAGCCTCGCTTTGATCCTAAAGAATTTGAGCGCTTGAAGGCCAAGCAACTGAACGACATTAAGCAGAGCGAAGCGAGCCCTTTTTCAGTTGCCAGCAGAGCATTCTATAGCCAGATTTATGGCAAGGAGCATCGTGCAGGTATACCTAGTGGCGGCACTTCTGAATCTGTTGCAGCTATAACTTTGGATGAGGTGAAAGCTTTTTATGATAAAGCTCTGTCACCAAAGAATGCTGCGATTCATGTAGTAGGACAAATCAATAATGAGCAAGTTAAGACGGGCATAAAGAAGCTTTCCAAGGCGTGGAAAGGCGAATCTATCGCACTGCCGGAATATAAAGAGCCTAAGTCATTTGACTCACCTAAGGTCTTTTTCGTCGATATTCCTGATGCAAAGCAATCCGTCATTATCGTTGGTAAGAGCGGCTTGAAAGGTGATGCTCCGGATTATTATCCGTTCACCGTAGCTCAAAACCGTTTAGGAGCGGGTGGCAGTGCACGATTGTTCCAGACCTTACGCATTGAAAAAGGCTACACCTACGGTGCTTATACCAATATTGCTAAAGCTCGTTATATTGCGCCATTTATGGCTTATTCGCAGGTTCGAGCGAACGTCACGTTAGAGTCTCTGGAGATTTTCAAAGACTTGATTGCCAATTACGATGAAACCTTTACTCAGCAGGATTTGGAAACCACCAAGAACCTGCTTATTAAACGAAGTACTCGAGAGTATGAGACTATCAATAATCTACTGGTCATGCTGAATGAGGTCAGTAAGTTTGATTTGCCTTTTAACTTTGTTGAAAAAGAGCAGGCTCAGCTAGAAGCTATGACTGTTGAAGAAGCGAAAAACATCTATCAAAAACATGCTAATGAGCAGGAAATGATCTACGTTATCGTTGGTGATGCCGCAACTCAGCTGGAAAGAGTCAAAGCCTTTGGTTATGGCGAACCGATAATGTTAGATAGGAAAGGAAATCCTTTATAAATAAGGAATTTAATGCCAATAAAGCCACCTCATGCAGGTGGCTTTTTTCATTGTGGTTTAGAAACTAGGGGAAAACCCCTTCATGATCTAGGGGCTTTACCCAATACCTGATTTCAATGGCTTTGTGCATAGTCGTAGTCGAGACAAATAATTATTATTTTGACTACGAGGACCAAACCATGAAACCAACTGTATCAATTATCACAGCCAGTGTTTTGGCAGCCGTAGCAGGGACCGCTCACGCAGACGCTATTATCGGACCTGAGTTAACTGAAATGTTACCTACAGCGTTAACGCCAACCAAAGTTATTGTGACTACCCATGACCGCTCAGAATTAGATGATGTCATGCTAAATTTAGGTCAGCCCTATTTGGCTATGGAAACACTTCCAATGGCCGGTACTTCTCTGACTAAAGCACAGATCAATGCCTTATCAAAAGATGAGCGTGTTAAAAGTATCTACTACGATGCGCCTTTAAAGTATTACAACTACAACTCCGGTGAAATCACTGGCGGCCATTATGTGCATGATGTTGAAAACGTTACAGGACGCGGTGCGACCATTGCTGTACTTGATTCAGGTGTTGATGCGACGCATCCTGATTTACAGCTTGGTTCTAAAGTGGTTCAAAACGTTAAGATTGTCGGCGATCTGGATTTAGCCGGCGGTTTAAACCTTTTCCTTGAAGGTGTTCCGAACAGTGATACCAGCTCGGGTCACGGTTCTCATGTGGCCGGTACTGTTGCAGGTACTGGCGCAGCTTCTGCCAATGATACACGCCGCGCTAATTACCATGACGGTATCGCTCCTGATGCGAAATTAGTAGGCCTCGGTGCTGGTGACGCAATCTCAATTCTTTATGCCTTAGCTGGATTTGATTATGCGATTGGCAATAAAGATAAATACGGTATCGATGTCATCACCAATAGTTGGGGTAGTGCAGGCGGCGCCAACTTTGATCCAAACAGCCCAACTAACCAGGCATCATATGAAGCTTATAAGCAGGGTATTATTGTAACCTTTGCTGCGGGTAATGATGGCCCTGGAGACAACACCTTGAACCCTTATGGTGTTGCACCATGGACAATTAATGTTGCTGCAGGTACTGAAGATCGTGATTTAGCAGGTTTCTCAAGTCGCGGTGTTGCAGGTGATGAGTTCAAAGCTCCCGATGTAACTGCTCCTGGTAGCAACATCATTTCAACTAAAGCATTGAATACAGCTCTGCCTCTATTAGGTCCAGTGCTTGACCCTGAATATCCTGAATATGACGTTTACTACGCGGGTATGAGCGGTACTTCGATGGCTACACCATTCGTAGCAGGTGTTGCGGGCTTGCTGCTTGAGGTTAACCCAGATCTTTCACCTGACCAGATTGAAGATATCATCCGTGATACTGCTGACCCAATGGAAGGATATGAATTTCATCAGGTAGGTGGCGGCTATATCAATGTTAAAGCTGCGGTAGAGCTCGCTCGTGTGACTGAAGGTAAGCGTGCTGAGTTCATGGCCGGTAACACCAAATGGTCAAGCCAGGGCAACTGGAAAGTGGTTTCTGAGAATGACTCCATGATTGAC includes these proteins:
- a CDS encoding S8 family serine peptidase codes for the protein MKPTVSIITASVLAAVAGTAHADAIIGPELTEMLPTALTPTKVIVTTHDRSELDDVMLNLGQPYLAMETLPMAGTSLTKAQINALSKDERVKSIYYDAPLKYYNYNSGEITGGHYVHDVENVTGRGATIAVLDSGVDATHPDLQLGSKVVQNVKIVGDLDLAGGLNLFLEGVPNSDTSSGHGSHVAGTVAGTGAASANDTRRANYHDGIAPDAKLVGLGAGDAISILYALAGFDYAIGNKDKYGIDVITNSWGSAGGANFDPNSPTNQASYEAYKQGIIVTFAAGNDGPGDNTLNPYGVAPWTINVAAGTEDRDLAGFSSRGVAGDEFKAPDVTAPGSNIISTKALNTALPLLGPVLDPEYPEYDVYYAGMSGTSMATPFVAGVAGLLLEVNPDLSPDQIEDIIRDTADPMEGYEFHQVGGGYINVKAAVELARVTEGKRAEFMAGNTKWSSQGNWKVVSENDSMIDYVSRWSTKSDADSTDGTFQESRRNNAQVMFNFIGDSIQVLYTANKKGGHGELFLNGQSKGIIDFYAPESTTKAFVLRDLDSSQIHSLSIQNVEGTINFDGLKLDGQLVDNGTSITTEQQTIEGNIGPSAENLQVNDHVISIGADTVAVDAVLSWGGVADLDFEMLDASGTVVASSASLENPEIISFRPEQAGDYTLRVNGYISVSTDYTIDVEVSNLNQ
- the mltG gene encoding endolytic transglycosylase MltG; translation: MKKPILTFFILIVLIFSGVTWYLWNGFQEFIQQPLGIEQELDVEKGTSAYSLGRQWQQDGNIQQFYYYQLLLKLKPELRPIKAGNYAITSDMTAVDVLQKLVAGDVIKYQFSVIEGSNIYELLIALELNTDLTHEIDYSQEYDAIFDTMQFVGQQHPEGMFYADTYQFIKGDSDLDVLRRAHSRLQTVLDEEWSKRADSLPYEAQYEALIMASIIEKETAVPAERPEISGVFVRRLAKNMRLQTDPTIIYGLLPEFDGNIRREDIRSPHPWNTYVHRGLPPTPIAMVGREAIHAAMNPKPGDTLYFVAKGDGSHHFSKTLEEHNRAVRKYQLNR
- a CDS encoding M16 family metallopeptidase, whose translation is MKKILLILSLSFALLSCQHSGTGSEQQSEKTQSNQEAEFKIPFEKYQLENGLTVILHQDKSDPIVAMATIVHVGSNREKPGRTGFAHFFEHMAFNDSENVPQGTNRTLVEELGGTRNGGTWTDGTMYYEVVPKDALEKLMWIDSDRLGFMINTVTEGALEREKQVVKNEKRQRVDNQAYGHTQHVILKNLYPEGHPYNWTVIGDLDDLQAATLTDVKEFHSEYYGPSNATLVIAGDIDFEETKKMVSKWFGEIKSSAPVKDPEPISVELEESKKLYHLDNFAKVPEIRLTLPTVEEYHKDSYALDALGEILSRGKRAHLYKVLVEEQKLAPSVAAYNSSNEIAGTFTIRVRANEGVDLDEVYKGIQEALASFEKEGFSDNDLQRIKARQETSFYNGISSVLSKAFQLGIYNEYAGDPAYAAKDIENIKSVTRKDIMRVYDEYIKGQNFIMTSFVPEDQPSLIVEGSTKANVVEEQIVQGAEKEFDADALADYEKTPTKYDRSEPPLGETPTVSVPEISKSVADNGLEIYTMEHNELPIVSFAMRIDGGAWLETEGQYGVANLLAELMNEGTANKTPEELEDAIGLLGANISFDASIDSISVVGTTLARNYQPTMELLTEMLLEPRFDPKEFERLKAKQLNDIKQSEASPFSVASRAFYSQIYGKEHRAGIPSGGTSESVAAITLDEVKAFYDKALSPKNAAIHVVGQINNEQVKTGIKKLSKAWKGESIALPEYKEPKSFDSPKVFFVDIPDAKQSVIIVGKSGLKGDAPDYYPFTVAQNRLGAGGSARLFQTLRIEKGYTYGAYTNIAKARYIAPFMAYSQVRANVTLESLEIFKDLIANYDETFTQQDLETTKNLLIKRSTREYETINNLLVMLNEVSKFDLPFNFVEKEQAQLEAMTVEEAKNIYQKHANEQEMIYVIVGDAATQLERVKAFGYGEPIMLDRKGNPL
- the acpP gene encoding acyl carrier protein, with the translated sequence MSTIEERVKNIVVEQLGVKEEEVTAEASFVDDLGADSLDTVELVMALEEEFDTEIPDEEAEKINTVQAAIDYIKANVDA
- the holB gene encoding DNA polymerase III subunit delta', with the translated sequence MTSIEVWNQGRFKRVQDQFQQGSLPHAILLMGPEGIGRENFAQSLAEWLLCLNRQDEACGECKSCFLFEAGHHPDYHLLDIEQDKTQISVGQVRELITAMQESSHQGGWKVANITNVQAMNASSFNALLKTLEEPQDNTLLILQTSQLQGVPLTIRSRAQLLSLSVDGSEEVKAWLIERQGNMTQALEAAINLFPQAPYKAEDFGVNGDTLKYAEFIVQINDLVAGKGSPIEMAQFWHEELADAVFWMQLMVRDILLLQQANKEADLLFMQQKQELEGLAKAINGQGWLLLLEKINELQRLIKQKSPVNLMASWQSLLIFVTQIASKYKPLD
- the fabF gene encoding beta-ketoacyl-ACP synthase II gives rise to the protein MSKRRVVVTGLGMLSPLGNNIKDSWDGILASKSGANMIEDFDASNLSTRFVCSVKNFDAEPILAKKDARKMDIFIQYGIVAGAQAWEDSGLEITEQNASRIGACVGAGIGGMTTIEETTILNHERGPRRISPFFIPGSIINMISGHLSIKYGLKGPNISIVTACTTGVHSIGHAARMIAYGDADAMLAGGAEKGSTPVSLGGFAAAKALSTRNDDPHAASRPWDKDRDGFVMGDGAGVMVVEEYEHAKARGAKIYAELTGFGMSGDAFHITSPPADGEGAASSMQNALNDAGLNPEDIQYINAHGTSTPAGDLAETNAVKTVFGDAARKVMVSSTKSMTGHLLGAAGAVEAIFSILAIQDQVAPPTVNLDNPSEGCDLDYVPHTARQANIEHTLCNSFGFGGTNGSLVFSKI
- the pabC gene encoding aminodeoxychorismate lyase, producing MNSKHNIQQTEHTWVNGVPCGELAVSDRGLLYGDAFFTTIKVTDRRVEHWALHSERLVFSTERLGFPSLDLKTIKAELLAFVKEQSAVSQSADGVVRLTISRGSGVRGYKVPASPELQRIMSWSAIKAANAYDAGVHLSICSTPPMIHPALAGVKHCNRLAEVLAAQEVPQDCFDGIMSLDDKVICGTKSNIYFYINEQWKTPKLSQAGVNGTVRRWLLNEQSNFVEADISHKDMASASYCLVSNAIVGIIPVVVVGSTKFELYPDWQELAQSYRQAAFRE
- the tmk gene encoding dTMP kinase, whose product is MTTQSRGKFITIEGTEGVGKSTNIAFIKAWFEAKNISLLHTREPGGTPFAEEIRELLLSQREEQVDAKSELLLMYAARAQHVSQKIKPALEQRQWVLCDRFSDASFAYQGAGRALGLNKLSELDQWVLEGFKPDLTILLDLPVEVGLSRAQERGPIDRFEEEKVEFFEQVRQGYLQIAQQEPERMKIVDARGSLEKVQQQIEQVLIHFYQQQVTGS
- a CDS encoding TatD family hydrolase, whose product is MLIDSHCHLDRLDLGAYDNDLNKALDFARERGVKHMLCVGITIDKFDDVRVIAEANEDISCSVGIHPLYDAVSEADVDLLVEKSKHPKVVAIGETGLDYFYNKDPENHKLQQESFRKHIRAARQARLPVIVHTRDARQDTIDILREERAQECGGVLHCFTESLEMAEAALELDFYISFSGIVTFKNAEELREVCRQIPLDRLLIETDSPYLAPVPYRGKTNQPAYVKEVGQFVADLHHISYEELCEITANNYQSLFNKSEITIG
- a CDS encoding PilZ domain-containing protein — its product is MRIERTGPGILTIHVEDKEDLYKAYMPFLENGGIFIQTNKEYNLGDDVFMLLAIIDEPEKLPIAGKVVWITPIGSQGNKRAGIGIQFSDQDNGQTKNKIENLLAGRLDSEKPTHTM